In one window of Prionailurus bengalensis isolate Pbe53 chromosome B3, Fcat_Pben_1.1_paternal_pri, whole genome shotgun sequence DNA:
- the ZFP36L1 gene encoding mRNA decay activator protein ZFP36L1, giving the protein MTTTLVSATIFDLSEVLCKGNKMLNYSTPSAGGCLLDRKAVGTPAGGGFPRRHSVTLPSSKFHQNQLLSSLKGEPAPALSSRDSRFRDRSFSEGGERLLPTQKQPGSGQVNSSRYKTELCRPFEENGACKYGDKCQFAHGIHELRSLTRHPKYKTELCRTFHTIGFCPYGPRCHFIHNAEERRALAGARDLSADRPRLQHSFSFAGFPSAAATAAATGLLDSPTSITPPPILSADDLLGSPTLPDGTNNPFAFSSQELANLFAPSMGLPGGGSPTTFLFRPMSESPHMFDSPPSPQDSLSDQEGYLSSSSSSHSGSDSPTLDNSRRLPIFSRLSISDD; this is encoded by the exons ATGACCACCACCCTCGTGTCTGCCACCATCTTCGACTTGAGTGAAGTTTTATGCAAG ggTAACAAGATGCTTAACTACAGTACTCCCAGTGCAGGGGGCTGCCTGCTGGACAGGAAGGCGGTGGGCACCCCTGCCGGTGGGGGCTTCCCCCGGAGGCACTCGGTCACCCTGCCCAGCTCCAAGTTCCACCAGAACCAGCTCCTCAGCAGCCTCAAGGGCGAGCCGGCCCCAGCTCTGAGCTCTCGGGACAGCCGCTTCCGAGACCGCTCTTTCTCAGAAGGGGGCGAGCGGCTGCTGCCCACCCAGAAGCAGCCAGGGAGCGGCCAGGTCAACTCCAGCCGCTACAAGACGGAGCTGTGCCGCCCCTTTGAGGAGAACGGCGCCTGTAAGTACGGGGACAAGTGCCAGTTCGCGCATGGCATCCACGAGCTCCGAAGCCTGACCCGTCACCCCAAGTACAAGACGGAGCTGTGCCGCACCTTCCACACCATCGGCTTTTGCCCGTATGGGCCCCGCTGCCACTTCATCCACAACGCTGAGGAGCGCCGCGCCCTGGCCGGGGCCCGGGACCTCTCCGCTGACCGTCCCCGCCTCCAGCATAGCTTTAGCTTTGCTGGGTTTCCCAGTGCCGCTGCCACCGCCGCTGCCACAGGGCTGCTGGACAGCCCCACGTccatcaccccaccccccatcctgaGCGCCGATGACCTCCTGGGCTCACCCACCCTGCCAGATGGCACCAATAATCCCTTCGCCTTCTCCAGCCAGGAGCTGGCGAACCTCTTTGCCCCTAGCATGGGGCTGCCCGGGGGTGGCTCCCCGACCACCTTCCTCTTCCGGCCCATGTCCGAGTCCCCTCACATGTTTGACTCTCCCCCCAGCCCTCAGGATTCTCTCTCGGACCAGGAGGGCTATCTGAGCAGCTCCAGCAGCAGCCACAGTGGCTCAGATTCCCCCACCTTGGACAACTCAAGACGCCTGCCCATTTTCAGCAGACTTTCCATCTCAGATGACTAA